In the Klebsiella aerogenes KCTC 2190 genome, one interval contains:
- the moaC gene encoding cyclic pyranopterin monophosphate synthase MoaC — translation MSQLTHINAAGEAHMVDVSGKAETVREARAEAYVEMQAATLAMIIDGSHHKGDVFATARIAGIQAAKRTWELIPLCHPLMLSKVEVNLQAQPEHNRVRIESLCRLTGKTGVEMEALTAASVAALTIYDMCKAVQKDMVIGPVRLLAKSGGKSGDFKVEEAHD, via the coding sequence ATGTCACAACTGACCCACATTAACGCCGCGGGCGAAGCCCACATGGTTGACGTCTCCGGCAAAGCGGAAACGGTGCGTGAGGCGCGCGCTGAGGCTTACGTCGAAATGCAGGCCGCAACGCTTGCGATGATTATCGACGGCAGCCACCATAAAGGCGATGTGTTCGCCACCGCGCGTATCGCCGGGATTCAGGCCGCGAAACGTACCTGGGAGCTGATCCCACTGTGTCATCCGCTGATGCTCAGCAAAGTAGAAGTGAACCTGCAGGCGCAGCCGGAGCATAACCGCGTGCGCATTGAGTCACTCTGCCGCCTGACCGGTAAAACCGGCGTAGAAATGGAAGCGCTGACCGCGGCCTCGGTTGCCGCGCTGACCATCTACGACATGTGTAAAGCGGTACAGAAAGATATGGTTATTGGCCCGGTACGTCTGCTGGCGAAAAGCGGCGGCAAGTCCGGCGATTTTAAGGTGGAGGAAGCCCATGATTAA
- the clsB gene encoding cardiolipin synthase ClsB: MKCRWQEGNRITLLENGDQYYPALFAAIGRAQRKVILESFIWFEDEVGWRLHAVLLKAARRGIQVEVLLDGYGSPDLSDEFVGELTAAGVVFRYYDPRPRLMGMRTNLFRRMHRKIVVIDDTTAFVGGINYSAEHMSDYGPEAKQDYAVQVEGPVVLDILQFELENLPTSEAARRWWRRRRHQPEINQTPGEAQALFIWRDNHEHRDDIERHYLKMLTSARREVIIANAYFFPGYRLLHAMRNAARRGVRVKLIVQGEPDIPIVKFGAHLLYHYLIKGGVQVYEYRRRPLHGKVALADDHWATVGSSNLDPLSLSLNLEANLIIHDREFNQTLRDNLNGLIARDCQQIDKSMLPKRNWWRLGVSVLAFHFLRHFPAWVGWLPAHTPQLARVSPPVQPEIETQDRVETQTRDNPL; encoded by the coding sequence GTGAAATGTCGCTGGCAGGAAGGCAATCGTATTACCCTACTGGAGAATGGCGACCAGTATTATCCGGCGTTATTCGCCGCCATTGGCCGCGCGCAGCGCAAGGTGATCCTTGAATCCTTTATCTGGTTTGAAGACGAGGTGGGCTGGCGACTGCATGCGGTGCTACTGAAAGCCGCCCGCCGGGGTATTCAGGTGGAAGTGCTGCTCGACGGCTACGGCTCGCCGGACCTCAGCGATGAGTTTGTCGGCGAACTCACCGCCGCTGGCGTGGTCTTCCGCTACTACGATCCGCGCCCCCGGCTAATGGGTATGCGTACCAATTTATTCCGCCGCATGCATCGAAAAATCGTGGTGATTGACGACACAACCGCGTTTGTTGGCGGCATTAACTACTCTGCCGAGCACATGAGCGATTACGGACCGGAGGCGAAACAGGATTATGCCGTACAGGTTGAAGGGCCGGTGGTGCTCGATATTCTCCAATTCGAACTGGAGAACCTGCCCACCAGCGAGGCAGCCCGCCGCTGGTGGCGACGCCGTCGGCATCAGCCGGAAATTAACCAAACCCCTGGCGAAGCGCAGGCGCTGTTTATCTGGCGCGATAACCATGAACATCGTGACGATATTGAACGTCACTATCTGAAAATGCTGACCAGCGCCCGCCGCGAGGTCATCATCGCCAACGCCTATTTCTTTCCCGGCTACCGTCTGCTGCACGCGATGCGCAATGCCGCGCGGCGCGGCGTACGGGTGAAGCTGATTGTCCAGGGCGAGCCGGATATTCCGATTGTTAAGTTTGGCGCCCACCTGCTGTACCACTACCTGATTAAAGGCGGCGTTCAGGTGTATGAATACCGCCGCCGTCCGCTGCATGGCAAGGTTGCGCTGGCGGACGACCACTGGGCCACCGTCGGTTCAAGTAATCTCGACCCGCTGAGTCTGTCGCTGAATCTGGAGGCCAACCTTATTATCCACGACCGAGAGTTCAATCAGACCCTGCGTGATAACCTCAACGGCCTTATCGCCAGGGACTGCCAGCAGATAGATAAATCCATGCTGCCAAAACGTAACTGGTGGCGGCTCGGCGTCAGCGTGCTGGCTTTCCACTTTCTGCGCCACTTCCCCGCCTGGGTCGGTTGGCTGCCGGCGCATACCCCGCAGTTAGCCAGGGTCAGCCCGCCGGTGCAGCCGGAAATTGAAACCCAGGATCGTGTAGAAACGCAAACCAGAGACAATCCGCTATGA
- a CDS encoding endonuclease/exonuclease/phosphatase family protein, which produces MAKPTSRISVNVLTINTHKGFTTFNRRFILPELREAVRSVSADIVCLQEVMGAHEVHPLHIENWPDTTHYEFLADTMWSDYAYGRNAVYPEGHHGNAVLSRFPIEYYENRDISVGNGEKRGLLYCRIVPPHSGVTIHVICVHLGLRAHQRQAQLTMLAEWVNTLPAGDPVVVAGDFNDWRQQANQPLKAQAGLEEIFTRVRGRPLRTFPVAFPLLRLDRIYVKNAHASHPKALALKHWRHLSDHAPLSVEIHL; this is translated from the coding sequence ATGGCTAAGCCAACGTCGCGAATTTCGGTGAACGTGCTGACAATTAACACCCACAAGGGCTTTACGACGTTTAATCGGCGTTTTATTTTGCCCGAATTGCGCGAGGCCGTTCGCAGCGTCAGCGCCGACATAGTTTGCCTACAGGAAGTGATGGGTGCGCACGAAGTGCACCCTTTGCATATCGAAAACTGGCCTGATACCACCCATTACGAGTTTCTTGCCGACACCATGTGGAGCGATTACGCCTACGGGCGCAACGCGGTCTATCCGGAAGGCCATCACGGCAATGCCGTACTGTCGCGCTTTCCCATTGAATACTATGAAAATCGCGATATCTCGGTCGGCAATGGCGAAAAACGCGGCCTGCTTTACTGTCGCATCGTACCTCCGCACAGCGGCGTGACGATCCACGTTATCTGCGTGCATCTCGGTCTTCGCGCGCACCAGCGGCAGGCACAGTTAACGATGCTGGCAGAGTGGGTCAATACGCTACCGGCAGGCGATCCGGTGGTGGTGGCAGGCGACTTCAACGACTGGCGCCAGCAGGCTAATCAGCCCTTAAAAGCGCAGGCAGGGCTTGAGGAGATTTTTACCCGCGTCCGCGGGCGGCCGCTACGCACCTTTCCGGTCGCTTTCCCGCTGCTGCGCCTCGATCGTATTTACGTTAAGAATGCACATGCCAGCCATCCGAAGGCGCTGGCGCTTAAACACTGGCGGCATCTGTCCGATCATGCGCCCCTGAGCGTGGAGATACATCTGTGA
- a CDS encoding ABC transporter permease, translating to MSNSILSWRRVRALCVKETRQIVRDPSSWLIAVVIPLLLLFIFGYGINLDSSKLRVGVLLEQQSEEALDFVHTMTGSPYIDATVSDNRQQLIELMQAGRIRAMVVIPVDFDRQMARAGANAPIQLITDGSEPNTANFAQGYVEGIWQIWQQQRAEDRGETFEPLIDVQMRYWFNPAAISQHFIIPGAITIIMTVVGAILTSLVVAREWERGTMEALLSTEITRAELLLCKIIPYYFLGMLAMLLCMLVSIFILGVPYRGSLLILFVITSLFLLSTLGMGLLISTITRNQFNAAQVALNAAFLPSIMLSGFIFQIDSMPAVIRAVTYVIPARYFVNTLQSLFLAGNIPVVLLVNVLFLIASAVMFIGLTWLKTKRRLD from the coding sequence ATGAGCAATAGCATTCTTTCCTGGCGACGGGTTCGCGCGCTGTGCGTCAAAGAGACCCGACAGATCGTCCGCGATCCCAGCAGTTGGCTAATTGCGGTGGTGATCCCCCTGCTCCTGCTGTTTATCTTCGGCTACGGCATAAACCTCGACTCCAGCAAACTGCGGGTCGGCGTATTGCTGGAACAGCAGAGCGAAGAGGCACTGGATTTCGTCCATACCATGACCGGCTCACCCTATATCGACGCCACCGTCAGCGATAATCGCCAGCAGTTGATTGAGCTGATGCAGGCCGGGCGCATCCGCGCGATGGTCGTCATTCCCGTCGACTTTGACCGTCAGATGGCCCGCGCCGGCGCCAATGCGCCGATTCAGTTAATTACCGACGGTAGCGAACCGAATACCGCTAACTTCGCGCAGGGCTACGTCGAAGGTATCTGGCAGATCTGGCAACAGCAGCGGGCGGAAGACCGCGGTGAGACCTTTGAACCGCTTATCGATGTGCAGATGCGCTACTGGTTTAACCCGGCGGCCATCAGCCAGCACTTTATTATCCCCGGCGCAATTACCATCATCATGACCGTGGTCGGCGCGATATTGACCTCGCTGGTGGTAGCGCGCGAATGGGAACGCGGCACCATGGAAGCGCTGCTATCCACTGAAATCACCCGCGCCGAACTGCTGCTGTGCAAGATAATTCCCTACTATTTCCTCGGCATGCTGGCGATGTTGCTGTGTATGCTGGTATCGATATTTATTCTCGGCGTGCCCTATCGCGGCTCGCTGCTGATTCTGTTTGTCATCACCAGCCTGTTTTTGCTTAGTACGCTGGGAATGGGGTTACTGATCTCGACCATTACCCGCAACCAGTTTAACGCTGCGCAGGTCGCGTTGAACGCCGCTTTTTTACCATCGATTATGTTGTCCGGGTTTATTTTCCAGATAGACAGTATGCCGGCGGTGATCCGCGCGGTGACCTACGTGATCCCGGCGCGTTATTTCGTCAACACCCTGCAAAGCCTGTTTCTGGCGGGCAATATTCCGGTGGTGCTGCTGGTGAACGTGCTGTTTTTGATTGCTTCGGCGGTGATGTTTATCGGCCTGACGTGGCTGAAAACCAAACGGCGTCTGGATTAA
- the moaA gene encoding GTP 3',8-cyclase MoaA, with amino-acid sequence MASQLTDAFARKFYYLRLSITDVCNFRCTYCLPDGYKPGAVTNKGFLSVDEVRRVTRAFSALGTEKVRLTGGEPSLRRDFTEIIAAVRENSAIRQIAVTTNGYRLARDVERWRDAGLTAINVSVDSLDARQFHAITGQDKFQQVMDGIDAAFAAGFEKVKVNTVLMRDVNHHQLDTFLAWIKPRRIQLRFIELMETGEGSDLFRRHHISGMVLRDELLRRGWIHQIRQRSDGPAQVFCHPDYAGEIGLIMPYEKDFCATCNRLRVSSVGKLHLCLFGEGGVDLRDLMAEDEQQAALEARIAEALTHKKQTHFLHQGNTGITQNLSYIGG; translated from the coding sequence ATGGCCTCACAGCTTACTGATGCATTTGCGCGTAAGTTTTATTACTTGCGCCTGTCGATTACCGACGTGTGTAACTTTCGTTGCACCTACTGCCTGCCGGACGGCTACAAGCCCGGCGCCGTGACCAACAAGGGTTTTCTTAGCGTAGACGAAGTGCGCCGCGTGACGCGCGCTTTTTCCGCCCTTGGCACGGAAAAAGTCCGCCTCACCGGCGGCGAACCCTCGTTACGTCGCGACTTTACTGAGATTATTGCCGCCGTGCGTGAAAACAGCGCGATTCGTCAGATCGCGGTGACCACCAACGGTTATCGCCTGGCGCGTGATGTCGAACGCTGGCGCGATGCCGGGCTGACGGCGATTAACGTCAGCGTCGATAGCCTCGACGCTCGCCAGTTCCATGCCATCACCGGTCAGGATAAATTTCAGCAGGTGATGGACGGTATTGACGCCGCCTTTGCCGCCGGCTTTGAAAAGGTTAAGGTCAACACCGTGCTGATGCGTGATGTCAACCATCACCAGCTCGACACTTTCCTCGCGTGGATCAAACCTCGCCGTATTCAACTGCGTTTTATTGAGTTAATGGAAACCGGCGAGGGCAGCGACCTGTTCCGCCGTCACCACATTTCCGGCATGGTGCTGCGCGATGAACTGCTGCGCCGCGGTTGGATCCACCAGATCCGTCAACGAAGCGATGGCCCGGCGCAGGTCTTTTGTCACCCGGATTACGCCGGTGAAATCGGCTTGATCATGCCGTATGAAAAAGACTTCTGCGCCACCTGTAACCGTCTTCGCGTCTCATCCGTTGGCAAACTGCACCTGTGTCTGTTCGGCGAAGGCGGCGTAGATCTGCGCGACCTGATGGCCGAGGACGAGCAGCAGGCCGCGCTGGAAGCGCGGATAGCCGAAGCCTTAACCCATAAAAAGCAGACCCATTTCCTGCACCAGGGCAACACCGGTATTACGCAGAATCTATCGTATATTGGCGGATAA
- a CDS encoding ABC transporter permease, which translates to MFHRLWTLIRKELQSLLREPQTRMILIMPVLIQVLLFPFAATLEVTNATIAIYNEDSGRHAVELTQRFARAKAFTHVLLLKSPQAIQPTIDEQKALLVVRFPADFSRNLDNYQTAPLQLLLDGRNSNSAQIAANYLQQIVKNYQQDLLQDKAKPNNSELVVRNWYNPNLDYKWFVVPSLIAMITTIGVMIVTSLSVAREREQGTLDQLLVSPLATWQIFVGKAVPALIVATMQATIVLAIGIWAYQIPFAGSLLLFYFTMLIYGLSLVGFGLLISSLCSTQQQAFIGVFVFMMPAILLSGYVSPVENMPQWLQDLTWINPIRHFTDITKQIYLKDASLKIVWGSLWPLLVIAATTGSAAYAMFRRKIA; encoded by the coding sequence ATGTTTCATCGTTTATGGACATTAATCCGCAAAGAGCTGCAGTCGCTGCTGCGCGAACCGCAAACGCGGATGATTTTAATCATGCCGGTGCTGATTCAGGTATTGTTGTTTCCCTTTGCCGCCACGCTTGAGGTGACCAACGCTACCATCGCTATCTATAACGAAGATAGCGGCCGCCACGCGGTGGAGCTCACCCAGCGCTTTGCCCGCGCCAAAGCCTTTACCCACGTCCTGCTGCTGAAAAGCCCGCAGGCGATTCAACCGACCATCGATGAACAAAAAGCCCTGCTCGTGGTGCGCTTCCCGGCGGATTTCTCGCGTAATCTCGACAACTATCAAACCGCCCCGCTACAGCTACTGCTCGACGGGCGTAACTCCAACAGCGCGCAAATCGCCGCTAACTATCTACAGCAGATTGTTAAAAACTATCAGCAGGATCTGCTGCAGGATAAAGCGAAACCGAACAACAGCGAACTGGTGGTACGCAACTGGTACAACCCGAATCTCGACTATAAATGGTTCGTGGTGCCGTCGCTTATCGCCATGATCACCACCATCGGGGTGATGATCGTCACCTCGCTGTCGGTGGCTCGCGAGCGTGAACAGGGTACCCTCGATCAGCTGCTGGTCTCACCGCTCGCCACCTGGCAAATCTTCGTTGGCAAAGCCGTTCCGGCGCTGATAGTCGCCACGATGCAGGCGACTATCGTGCTGGCGATAGGTATCTGGGCTTATCAGATCCCGTTTGCCGGCTCGCTGCTGCTGTTCTATTTCACCATGCTGATTTACGGTCTATCGCTGGTGGGCTTTGGCTTATTGATTTCTTCGCTGTGTTCAACCCAGCAGCAGGCATTTATCGGCGTGTTCGTCTTTATGATGCCGGCGATTCTGCTATCCGGCTACGTTTCACCGGTAGAAAACATGCCGCAGTGGCTGCAGGATTTGACCTGGATAAACCCGATCCGGCACTTTACCGATATCACCAAGCAAATTTATCTGAAGGATGCGAGTCTGAAGATTGTGTGGGGAAGTTTGTGGCCGCTATTAGTCATAGCGGCCACCACCGGCTCAGCGGCGTATGCGATGTTCCGAAGAAAGATTGCGTAG
- a CDS encoding Bax inhibitor-1/YccA family protein — MDRFPRSDSIVQSRSGLQTYMAQVYGWMTVGLLLTAFIAWFAANTPAVMMFVFSSKITFFGLIIAQLALVFVLSGMVQRLSAGMATTLFMLYSALTGLTLASIFIVYTYSSIASTFVVTGGMFGAMSLYGYTTKRDLSGFGSMLFMGLIGIVLASLVNLWLKSEALMWAVTYIGVLVFVGLTAYDTQKLKNIGEQIDTRDSATLRKYSILGALTLYLDFINLFLMLLRIFGNRR; from the coding sequence ATGGACAGATTCCCTCGTTCCGATTCCATTGTTCAGAGCCGCAGCGGCCTGCAGACCTACATGGCGCAGGTTTACGGCTGGATGACGGTCGGGTTGTTGTTAACCGCGTTTATCGCGTGGTTTGCGGCGAATACCCCGGCGGTCATGATGTTCGTCTTTTCAAGCAAAATCACTTTCTTCGGGCTGATCATCGCCCAACTGGCGCTGGTGTTTGTGCTCTCGGGGATGGTGCAGCGCTTAAGCGCGGGTATGGCGACGACGCTGTTTATGCTTTATTCGGCGTTAACAGGGCTAACGTTAGCGAGCATCTTTATTGTTTATACCTATTCGTCTATCGCCAGCACTTTTGTGGTGACCGGCGGGATGTTCGGGGCGATGAGCCTGTATGGTTACACCACTAAGCGCGATCTGAGCGGCTTCGGCAGCATGCTGTTTATGGGGCTGATTGGTATCGTGCTGGCGTCGCTGGTTAACCTGTGGCTGAAGAGCGAAGCGCTGATGTGGGCGGTAACCTACATTGGTGTGCTGGTGTTTGTCGGCCTGACCGCCTACGACACCCAGAAGCTGAAAAACATCGGCGAGCAGATTGATACCCGCGATAGCGCCACGCTGCGTAAATACTCGATTCTCGGCGCCTTAACGCTGTATCTGGACTTCATCAACCTGTTCCTGATGCTGCTGCGTATCTTCGGCAACCGCCGTTAA
- the moaB gene encoding molybdenum cofactor biosynthesis protein B, whose amino-acid sequence MSQASAEFIPTRIAILTVSNRRGEEDDTSGHWLRDALHEAGHTLVDKAIVKENRYAIRAQVSAWIASDEVQVVLITGGTGFTDGDQAPEALLPLFDREVEGFGEVFRMLSFEEIGTSTLQSRAVAGVANRTLIFAMPGSTKACATAWENIIAPQLDARTRPCNFIPHLKK is encoded by the coding sequence ATGAGCCAGGCTAGCGCTGAGTTTATCCCGACCCGTATTGCTATTCTTACCGTTTCCAACCGCCGCGGCGAAGAGGACGATACCTCCGGCCACTGGCTGCGCGATGCGCTGCACGAAGCGGGACATACCCTCGTCGATAAGGCGATTGTGAAAGAGAACCGCTACGCGATTCGCGCCCAGGTTTCGGCGTGGATTGCCAGCGATGAGGTGCAGGTGGTGTTGATCACCGGTGGTACCGGTTTTACCGATGGCGATCAGGCGCCGGAAGCGCTGCTGCCGCTGTTTGACCGCGAGGTCGAAGGTTTTGGCGAAGTGTTCCGTATGCTCTCGTTTGAAGAGATAGGCACCTCGACGCTGCAGTCCCGCGCCGTTGCTGGCGTTGCCAACCGCACGCTGATTTTCGCGATGCCGGGCTCGACCAAGGCCTGCGCCACCGCGTGGGAAAATATTATCGCGCCACAGCTGGATGCGCGCACTCGCCCGTGCAACTTCATTCCTCATTTAAAGAAATAG
- a CDS encoding YbhQ family protein, translating to MKWQQRVRVATGLSCWQIMLHLLVVAVLVMGWLSGALVRVGLGLCVLYGVTLLAMLFLQRHHEARWRDVGDFLEELTTTWYFGAAMIVLWLLSRVLHNNLLLALAGLVILAGPAVVSLLAKDKKLRNLSSEHRIRR from the coding sequence ATGAAGTGGCAACAACGTGTACGCGTCGCAACGGGTCTTAGTTGCTGGCAGATTATGTTGCATCTACTGGTCGTGGCGGTACTGGTGATGGGTTGGCTGAGCGGCGCGCTGGTGCGTGTCGGATTAGGGCTGTGCGTATTGTACGGCGTCACGCTGCTGGCGATGCTGTTTTTGCAGCGTCACCATGAAGCGCGCTGGCGCGACGTGGGGGACTTCCTTGAGGAACTCACCACGACCTGGTACTTCGGCGCCGCCATGATAGTGCTCTGGTTGTTGTCGCGCGTGCTGCACAACAACCTGCTGCTGGCCCTCGCCGGGCTGGTCATACTGGCAGGCCCGGCGGTGGTATCGCTGCTGGCGAAAGATAAAAAGCTACGCAATCTTTCTTCGGAACATCGCATACGCCGCTGA
- a CDS encoding lysylphosphatidylglycerol synthase domain-containing protein has protein sequence MSKSHPRWRMAKRVLTALFFIAVIVLLVIYAQKVDWQDVWKVIRGYDRLALFSAVGLVIVSYLIYGCYDLLGRAWCGHKLAKKQVMLVSFICYAFNLTLSTWVGGIGMRYRLYSRLGLNGGTITRIFSLSITTNWLGYILLGGVIFTANLVTLPPHWYISQTTLRIIGGVLLLLTLIYLFGCAFAKRRHMTIKGQRLVLPSFRFALLQIGISAANWMVMGAIIWLLLGSEINYFLVLGVLLVSSIAGVIVHIPAGIGVLEAVFIAMLSGESISKGAIIAALLAWRALYYFLPLLLATIAYLVLESRAKKLRQKNERKLARG, from the coding sequence ATGAGCAAATCGCATCCCCGCTGGCGGATGGCGAAAAGAGTGCTGACCGCGCTCTTTTTTATCGCCGTCATCGTATTGCTGGTAATTTATGCGCAAAAGGTCGACTGGCAGGATGTATGGAAGGTCATCCGCGGCTACGATCGTCTGGCGCTATTTAGCGCCGTTGGGTTGGTTATCGTCAGCTACCTGATTTATGGCTGCTACGATCTGCTCGGGCGAGCCTGGTGCGGCCACAAGCTGGCAAAAAAACAGGTGATGCTGGTGTCGTTTATCTGCTACGCCTTTAACCTGACGCTCAGCACCTGGGTCGGCGGGATCGGGATGCGCTATCGGTTGTACTCGCGGCTGGGGCTGAACGGCGGCACTATTACCCGTATTTTCTCGCTTAGCATTACCACCAACTGGTTGGGCTATATTCTACTGGGCGGCGTCATTTTCACCGCGAATCTGGTGACGTTGCCGCCGCACTGGTACATCAGTCAAACCACGCTGCGTATTATTGGCGGCGTTCTGCTGCTTTTAACCCTGATCTATCTTTTCGGTTGCGCCTTCGCCAAACGCCGCCACATGACGATTAAGGGACAGCGGTTGGTGCTGCCCTCTTTTCGTTTCGCTCTACTACAGATAGGGATTTCAGCGGCGAACTGGATGGTGATGGGGGCGATTATCTGGCTGCTACTGGGCAGCGAGATTAACTATTTTCTGGTGCTGGGCGTGCTGCTGGTGAGCAGTATCGCCGGCGTTATCGTTCATATTCCCGCCGGGATTGGCGTGCTGGAGGCGGTGTTTATCGCCATGCTCTCCGGCGAGTCGATTTCGAAGGGGGCGATAATTGCCGCTCTGCTGGCGTGGCGCGCGCTGTACTATTTTCTGCCGCTGCTGCTGGCGACCATCGCCTATCTGGTGCTGGAGAGTCGGGCGAAAAAGCTGCGGCAGAAAAACGAGCGCAAGCTGGCCCGCGGATGA
- the moaE gene encoding molybdopterin synthase catalytic subunit MoaE, which translates to MTQTRIVVSPARFCVGDEYPWLAERDEDGAVVTFTGKVRNHNLGDSVKALTLEHYPGMTEKSLAEIVEQARERWSLGRVTVIHRIGEMWPGEEIVFVGVTSAHRGSAFAAGEFIMDYLKTRAPFWKREATPDGERWVDARDSDHQAAERW; encoded by the coding sequence ATGACGCAGACTCGTATCGTGGTAAGCCCGGCGCGCTTTTGCGTCGGCGATGAGTATCCGTGGCTGGCCGAGCGCGATGAAGACGGCGCGGTGGTCACCTTCACCGGCAAAGTACGTAATCACAATCTCGGCGACAGCGTGAAAGCGCTGACCCTGGAGCACTATCCGGGCATGACCGAAAAATCGCTGGCGGAAATCGTTGAACAGGCGCGGGAGCGTTGGTCGCTTGGCCGGGTGACGGTTATCCATCGCATTGGCGAAATGTGGCCGGGCGAAGAGATTGTTTTTGTTGGTGTGACCAGCGCCCACCGCGGCAGCGCCTTCGCCGCCGGCGAGTTCATCATGGATTACCTGAAAACCCGAGCGCCGTTCTGGAAACGCGAGGCGACGCCGGATGGCGAACGCTGGGTCGATGCCCGCGACAGCGATCATCAGGCGGCAGAGCGCTGGTAG
- the moaD gene encoding molybdopterin synthase sulfur carrier subunit, with translation MINVLFFAQVRELVGTDTLTLDASELPTVEAVRQQLAARGDRWALALEEGKLLAAVNQTLTSFDHPVASGDEVAFFPPVTGG, from the coding sequence ATGATTAACGTCCTGTTTTTTGCCCAGGTGCGCGAACTGGTTGGCACCGATACCCTGACTCTCGACGCCAGCGAATTGCCGACCGTTGAAGCCGTGCGTCAGCAGCTTGCCGCGCGCGGAGACCGCTGGGCGCTGGCGCTGGAAGAAGGAAAATTGCTGGCGGCGGTCAACCAGACGCTGACCTCGTTTGACCATCCGGTCGCGAGCGGCGACGAAGTGGCGTTTTTCCCGCCGGTCACCGGGGGCTAA